In the Candidatus Coatesbacteria bacterium genome, CCACCGCCGCGCCGACCTGCTCAGCCTGCTGCCGCGCCAGATCATGCGCACCCCCGGCGAGCAACTGCTGGTCCCGCTGATGACCTGGTGTATCGTCAGCTTCCTGCCCCTGGCCCTGCTGCGCCTGCTCAAGCGGCCCGCCCTGGCTCCGGCCAACGGCCAATTCATGCTCTTCCGCCGCCGGACCTACGAGCGGATCGGCGGCCACGCCGCCGTTCGCGATCACGCCACCGACGACGTGGCCCTGGGACGCGCCGTCGTCAAAAACCGCGGACGCCTGGCCTTCGCCGACGGCACCCGCCGGGTGGCCTGCCGGATGTACACCGGCTTCGGCGAAGCCTTCGCCGGCTTCAGCAAGAACTTCTTCGCCATCTTCAACTACAGGCTGTTCATCTTTCTCTTCGCCTGGCTCTGGGTGGCCTTCCTCTACTGGGAGCCGCCGGTACTGCTGACGCTGGACCTCCTCGGCGCTCCGCTGTCTCCCCTCGTCTTCTGGCTGGCCGCGGCGATCCTCGGCGCCTCCCTGCTCCAGTGGCTGATGGTTTACCTGCGTTTCGGTTTCCCGGTCTGGGCCGCCCTCGGCCATCCCGTCGTCGCTCTGCTGGGCACCCTGACCGCCCTGAACTCCCTGCGGGTGACCCGGCACGGCAGCGCCCGCTGGAAGGGCCGCAAGCTGATACGGCGCCGCTAAGACCCTCTCCGGCGTCCCGCCGACCGGCCCTAACCCCCGGCGGCCGTCGCGCCTCACGCCGGAAACAACGAAGGCTGGCATGCAGCCCGAGCGCTTGACCAAGCTCAACGAGCGGCGCACCGCCGACGGCCGCTACATCCTCTACTGGATGCAGGCCGCCCAGCGCGCCGTCGACAACCCCGCCCTCGAGTACGCCGTCGGCTGGGCCGACCAGCTGGAACTACCCCTCGTCGTCGGTTTCGCCCTCCACGAGGGTTACCCCGGCGCCAACGCCCGCCACTTCGCCTTCCTGCTCCAGGGACTGGCCGAGACGGCCGCCGCTCTGGCCGAACGCCGCATCGCCTTCGTCCTGCGCCGGGGCCGACCCGTCGAGGTCATCACCGAGCTGGCCGCCGACGCCGCCGTCGTCGTCGCCGACGTCGGCTACCTGCGCCACCAGCGGCACTGGCGCGGCGAGCTGGCCCGACGCCTGAGGGTACCCCTGATCGCCGTCGAAGGCGAGGTCTGCGTCCCAGCCCGCGCCGCCTCCGACAAACAGGAGTACGCCGCCCACACCCTGCGTCCCAAACTAAACCGCCTGCTCGACCACTTCCTCGAGCCGCCCACCGCCCGAGCCCCCGCCCTGCCCGCCGACGGTCTGGGGCTCCCCGGCGAGGACTCCGACGAGGACCCCGACGACTGGCGCGCCCTGTCGGCCAAGCTGGACTGCGACGACGGTGCGACCCCCGTCACCGCTCACCATCCCGGCGGCACCCGCCAAGGACTGCGCCGCCTCGAGCACTTCATCGCCGCGAACCTCGACGACTACGCCGAGCTGCGCAACGACCCCGCCGTCGACCGTCAATCCGGCCTGTCGCCCTACCTGCACTTCGGCCAGCTCTCACCGCTGCGCGTGGTCCTCGAGGTCAGACGAACGGGCAGCCCCGGCGCCGCCGCCTTCCTCGAGCAGCTCGTCGTCCGCCGCGAACTGGCCGTCAACTGGTGCCTCCACAACCCCGCTTACGACGCCTACGCCGGCCTGCCCGACTGGGCACGCCGAACCCTCGACGAACACGCCGCCGATCCCCGACCCCGCGCCTACAACCCGGCCGAGCTCGAGAGCGCCGCCACCCACGACCCCTACTGGAACGCCGCCCAGCGTGAACTCCTCCTCAGCGGCAAGATGCACGGCTACCTGCGGATGTACTGGGGCAAGAAGATCCTCGAATGGACCCCCGAACCCGCCGAGGCCCTGTCGACCATCAACCGCCTCAACGATAAATACTCCCTCGACGGCCGCGACCCCGACGGCTACGCCGGCGCCGCCTGGTGCCTGGGCGCCCACGACCGGCCCTGGCCCGAGCGGAACATCTTCGGTAAGGTCCGCTACATGAACGCCCGCGGCCTGGAACGCAAGTTCGACATCGCCGCCTACACCGCCCGCATCGCCGCCCTCGACTGAGCCCGACCTGCAATTCCCGCGACTTTCCGCTATAATGGCTCAATACTCGGCGCTGCTCGCGCCCGTTTCAACCACGACGGCCAACCACTAACCGGCCTTGAAAAACCCCTCACGAAAAGCGAGGTTACCATGAGCAAGAAAACCTTGAGCATTCTCGCGACCCTGATCCTGGCCTCCGGCGTCTTCGCCGCCGGCAGCCTCGATTTGGCCGCTTTCTTCGACACCGCCGACAGCGGCTACATGATCTACGCCGTCGACTCCGCTGGTCAGCTCTACGTCGTCGGACCCGACAACACCTGGACCGAAGACGGCAAGCCCTGCACCGGCTCCGGACCCTACCGCCTGACCGCCTTCTTCGACTCCGCCGCCAACGAGTGGCTGGTCACCGCCCTCGATTCCAAAGGCCGCTTCTACATCTCCGGCGCCGAGGAATGGTCCGACAGCGGCATCCAGCTCAACGCCCCCGGTCCCGTCGACATGGAAGGCTTCTACGAACCCGACCTCGACGACTACCTGTTCTACGCCCTCGACAACAACGGCCAGCTCTACGTCCTCGGCCCCGACGGCTGGACCGAAGACGGCTCCCCCTGCCCCGGCGCCGGCGGCTACGACCTGACCGCCATCTACAACCCCATCCACGACGACTGGCTGGTCATGGCCGTCGACAAAAACGGCCAGTGCTTCATCTCCGGCGCCGAAGAATGGGCCGCCTACGGCAACCCCATCGGCGGCTCCGGCCCCTACGAGATCTCCATCTTCCACGACTCCGCCGCCGACACCTTCGTCCTGATGGCCCTCGATAACGCCGGTACCCTCTTCATCGATCAGGGCGGCGAAGAATGGGCCGCCCTCCCCAATAAAGTCCCCGGCTCCGCCCCCTTCAACTTCGCCTCCTTCTACGAACCCGAAATCGACGACTACATCATCCTGGCCCTCGACAAGAACGCCGACCTCTACCTGATCAGCGGCGAGGATTGGGCCCAGGTCACCGACGGCTTCTAAGCCAACCCCGACACCACCACCGCAGTTACGGGGAGGAGCCCACGCTCCTCCCCGATACCACCCCCCTCTGGACTATCCCCCCACCACGTGCTACAATACACCCCACCAAGCCCCGCCCGGGCCGCATCGACACCGCGCCCGTAGCTCAGTGGATAGAGCAGCGGTCTTCTAAACCGCTGGTCGGTGGTTCGATCCCACCCGGGCGCGCCAGGTGGGCCGAGCTTGACGCAAATCAGCCAGACGATCTCGAGCCCAGACGACCTCGAATCCACAACACCCCACCCGCTTACGCCAAGGGGGCCGAGCTTGACGCCGGCCGAGTGCAGCGCCGATGAACCGGACGCGCACATACCACACGCTCCCACCCGCTTACGCCAAGGGGGCCGAGCTTGACGCCGGCCGAGTGTAGCGCCGATGAACCGGACGCGCACATACCACACGCTCCCACCCGGGCGCGCCAGGTGGGCCGAGCTTGACGCCGGCCGAGT is a window encoding:
- a CDS encoding deoxyribodipyrimidine photolyase, with product MQPERLTKLNERRTADGRYILYWMQAAQRAVDNPALEYAVGWADQLELPLVVGFALHEGYPGANARHFAFLLQGLAETAAALAERRIAFVLRRGRPVEVITELAADAAVVVADVGYLRHQRHWRGELARRLRVPLIAVEGEVCVPARAASDKQEYAAHTLRPKLNRLLDHFLEPPTARAPALPADGLGLPGEDSDEDPDDWRALSAKLDCDDGATPVTAHHPGGTRQGLRRLEHFIAANLDDYAELRNDPAVDRQSGLSPYLHFGQLSPLRVVLEVRRTGSPGAAAFLEQLVVRRELAVNWCLHNPAYDAYAGLPDWARRTLDEHAADPRPRAYNPAELESAATHDPYWNAAQRELLLSGKMHGYLRMYWGKKILEWTPEPAEALSTINRLNDKYSLDGRDPDGYAGAAWCLGAHDRPWPERNIFGKVRYMNARGLERKFDIAAYTARIAALD
- a CDS encoding glycosyltransferase, with protein sequence MSAFEIHLLGMLVFAVALLIATAGNLIVLPVLGRRKRPPVADPPRVAVLVPARNEERGIVACLESLLGQDYPDFSVSVLDDGSSDATPELLRDLQRRYPELRVIHGRPPPADWLGKHWACHQLAAGADAELLLFTDADTSHHPLTLADAVAELRHRRADLLSLLPRQIMRTPGEQLLVPLMTWCIVSFLPLALLRLLKRPALAPANGQFMLFRRRTYERIGGHAAVRDHATDDVALGRAVVKNRGRLAFADGTRRVACRMYTGFGEAFAGFSKNFFAIFNYRLFIFLFAWLWVAFLYWEPPVLLTLDLLGAPLSPLVFWLAAAILGASLLQWLMVYLRFGFPVWAALGHPVVALLGTLTALNSLRVTRHGSARWKGRKLIRRR